A region of the Bacteroidota bacterium genome:
GCCCTAATCAATACAGCATGAGGAATGTTTTTGTGATTAGTTACCACATTGAATAGTGAATGAATGCCATAGCAGAGGTAAATGTATGAAATGCCTCCATCTGCATACATGGCCTCAGTTCGTTTACTTCTTTTCCCACCATAAGCATGAGAGGCTTTATCTGTTATTCCAGCATAGGCTTCGGTTTCAGTAATAATCCCTCCACAAGTCTTTCCATCAATATGCGAATAAATTACTTTCCCGAGCAAATCTTTGGCGATTTGCACCACATCTTCCCGTAAATAGAATTCTTCTTTAAGTTTTTTCAAAACGACTCAAGCTCTCACAATAAATTATTTAGTAAAGGTAAAAATTAATCTGTAACTTAGCTTTGAATTTCATGTACAGCAATTGAAAATAAGTCAGGTGGCATACTTTTAGCATTATTTGAATCAAAGCAAGAAAATGAGATCTAAGAAACTGATTATTATAAGTTTATTCATATCAACTAGCTTGTTTGCATTTGCATTTTTAGGAACAGATATTTTTGAAGAAATAACACTTGCATTAAAATCCGGGAATTGTAAAGAAGTGTCCCGTTATTTTGATTCAAGAGTGGAATTGAAGATTGATGAAGTTGAAGATATATATAGTAAAACGCAAGCAGAATTAATATTAAAAGATTTTTTTGAGAAGTCACCTCCCGTTAATTTCCTGATTAAACACAAGAATTTTTCACCCAAAGGATTACCCTATGTCATCGGTTATTTGCAAACAACATCCGGTCGATATAGAACCTATATTTTGTTTAAGGATATTGGAGGAAAACTATATATCCGCGAATTACAATTTGAGAAAGAATAATACAATAG
Encoded here:
- a CDS encoding DUF4783 domain-containing protein translates to MRSKKLIIISLFISTSLFAFAFLGTDIFEEITLALKSGNCKEVSRYFDSRVELKIDEVEDIYSKTQAELILKDFFEKSPPVNFLIKHKNFSPKGLPYVIGYLQTTSGRYRTYILFKDIGGKLYIRELQFEKE
- a CDS encoding DNA-3-methyladenine glycosylase, with the protein product MKKLKEEFYLREDVVQIAKDLLGKVIYSHIDGKTCGGIITETEAYAGITDKASHAYGGKRSKRTEAMYADGGISYIYLCYGIHSLFNVVTNHKNIPHAVLIRAIKPIEGLTEMLLRRKKNKLKNDTCIGPGKVSQALGLTVSLNSLSLQSDIVWIEDHNISFNENQIKTGTRIGIDYAGEDASLPYRFWAW